A single window of Liolophura sinensis isolate JHLJ2023 chromosome 6, CUHK_Ljap_v2, whole genome shotgun sequence DNA harbors:
- the LOC135467877 gene encoding solute carrier family 35 member F6-like, which produces MVKGKDLCDTSWHRETTGPREKIFLKRKLSCLHWSGMFITMIGLVLVGISSVFKNNQSSSGSKVILGIVLIIASQLVSASQMVIEELFLKKRGSHPLQVVGMEGSFGFSIMAVIVLPAMYFIPGPQVNNSYENSLDAIYQIGNDYKLLIFCLLYLLSIAFYNYFGLAVTKSLTAVHRTLIDACRTLLVWVADLTIYYAFGGSFGEPFDKYWGLLQVDGFLFLLVGTALYNQLIDLSWLPCCKPSPVPLEVPGSPEHSTGRYGKKQIQEASDDEVQPEEVDERTRLLHRNQNLSALS; this is translated from the exons ATGGTGAAAGGAAAGGATCTATGTGACACCTCATGGCATAGGGAGACCACTGgaccaagggag AAAATCTTCCTGAAGAGAAAGTTGTCTTGCCTCCATTGGTCAGGAATGTTCATCACCATGATTGGTCTGGTTCTAGTCGGCATTTCCAGTGTCTTCAAAAACAACCAATCCAGTTCCGGGTCAAAGGTCATCCTAG GTATTGTGCTGATCATTGCCAGCCAGTTAGTCAGCGCCAGTCAGATGGTTATAGAGGAACTTTTCTTAAAGAAACGAGGATCCCACCCATTACAG GTTGTTGGTATGGAAGGGTCTTTTGGCTTCTCAATCATGGCAGTG ATTGTTTTACCTGCGATGTACTTCATACCTGGTCCTCAGGTAAACAACAGCTACGAGAACAGTTTAGATGCTATATACCAGATAGGTAACGACTACAAACTGCTCATCTTCTGTCTGCTTTACCTGCTGTCTATAGCCTTCTACAATTATTTTGGATTAGCTGTCACCAAGTCTTTGACAG CGGTACATAGGACTCTCATTGATGCCTGTCGCACTCTCTTGGTCTGGGTTGCTGATCTTACCATATACTATGCCTTTGGAGGG AGTTTTGGAGAACCATTTGATAAATACTGGGGACTCCTTCAAG TGGATGGTTTCTTGTTCCTCTTGGTGGGCACAGCCTTGTATAACCAACTGATTGATCTCTCATGGCTGCCATGCTGCAAACCCAGCCCTGTCCCTCTGGAGGTGCCAGGGTCTCCTGAACACAGTACAGGCCGATATGGGAAGAAACAGATACAAGAGGCCTCAGATGACGAGGTTCAACCAGAGGAGGTTGACGAGCGCACTAGGCTGCTTCATCGAAATCAAAATCTCTCGGCCTTATCATGA
- the LOC135466952 gene encoding solute carrier family 35 member F6-like, whose translation MALSCVQILLMIGMLVTGSINTLSKKAQNDCIAPGFPDPKFNHTATPHSFDHPWFQTIIMFMGETLCLFGLCVIRKRERDAFKTQTLQKVINSYEATSTEVMQQPRIFHWIFVIPTLCDLVGTSLAGINLVYVDASVCVPSSANPTTASSVHRY comes from the exons ATGGCGCTTTCATGCGTTCAAATACTTTTGATGATTGGCATGTTAGTTACTGGAAGCATAAATACCTTAAGTAAAAAGGCTCAGAATGATTGCAT tgcACCTGGCTTTCCAGATCCCAAGTTCAACCACACAGCTACCCCACACTCATTTGATCATCCCTGGTTCCAGACTATTATTATGTTTATGG GCGAGACCTTGTGTTTATTTGGACTATGTGTAATAAGAAAAAGGGAGAGAGATGCCTTTAAAACCCAG ACTTTACAGAAAGTTATTAACAGCTATGAAGCAACCTCTACTGAAGTTATGCAACAACCAAG GATTTTCCACTGGATCTTCGTAATCCCAACCCTGTGTGATCTGGTAGGCACTTCATTAGCAg GTATTAACTTGGTCTAtgtagatgccagtgtgtgtgttCCTTCCTCGGCCAATCCTACCACTGCCTCCTCTGTTCACAG GTATTAA